The Vannielia litorea genome segment GCGGCCGTATTCGGCATCGGGGTGGGGCGGGTGGCCGTCGGTCTTTTGCCACCAGCGGGCGGCCCCTTCTTTGAGGAACCACGGCAGCGTGCCGATGAGGCCCGCGACGAAGCCGCCGATGTGGGCCCAATAGGCCACGCCCGCGCCGGAGCCGACTGTCATGGTGCCGTTCACCAGCTGCAGGGCAAACCAGATCGCCAGCACGATCCATGCCGGGATTGGCCAGATTTTGGGAATGATAACAATGATGAAGAGCACGTCGATCTTGGCCTTGGGATAGAGCAGCAGGTAGCCGCCCATCACCCCGGCGATGGCCCCAGAGGCCCCGACGAGCGGAACGGTGCTGCCGGGGGAGAAGACCACGTGCAGCCATGTCGCGACGACGCCGGTGGCGAGGTAGAAGGCGAGGAAGGGGAGGGGGCCCATCTCTTCTTCGAGGTTGTCGCCGTAGATCCACAGGAAGAGCATGTTGCCCAGCAGGTGCATCACCCCGCCGTGGAGGAACATGGCGGTGATGTAATCGAGCGCCTCCACCCGGGCCGGGGTGACGCCATATTCGGTATAAAGCGCAATGAGTTGGCGGTCGTTCAGCGGCAGGGTCAGCAGCAGGAAAACGGCCACGTTCACCCCGATCAGGGTGAGGGTGACCCATGGGGTTTTGCGGGAGGGGTTGTGGTCTCGGATCGGGAACATGGGGGATGAGTGCCCGCAGGGCGCGGGCGGGTCAAGCGGCGGCGGCCCGGCGGCGCGGCGTTAATCATGTTTTCGTGTGAGGCGTTGACGCAACCGGGCCACAAGGGCGAGGCTGGCTCATGGTTAGCAAATGGTTGATCCCCGCCCTGATGGCCGCCACCCCGCTCGCCGCGGAGCGCTGCGACATGGAGGTGCTCGTCGAGCCGGACAAGCGCGAGGCGGTGCTGCAATCGGTCCGCGACGCGGGCAGCGAGCGGGAAGCCCGCGCCCACACCAACGAGATGTGGGAGATCTGGTCGACCGCCCCGGACGCCCGCGCGCAGGAGCTGCTCGACGAAGGGCTGGACCGCCGCGAAGCCTATGATTTCGAGGGCGCAATCAAGGCTTTCGATGCGCTGGTAGACTACTGCCCGAGCTACGCCGAAGGCTACAACCAACGGGCCTTCATCCGGTTCATGCAGCAGGATTATGCCCCCGCCCTGACCGACCTCGACGCCGCCATTACCCGCGCCCCTGACCACTTCGCTGCCATCGCAGGCAAGGCC includes the following:
- a CDS encoding rhomboid family intramembrane serine protease; its protein translation is MFPIRDHNPSRKTPWVTLTLIGVNVAVFLLLTLPLNDRQLIALYTEYGVTPARVEALDYITAMFLHGGVMHLLGNMLFLWIYGDNLEEEMGPLPFLAFYLATGVVATWLHVVFSPGSTVPLVGASGAIAGVMGGYLLLYPKAKIDVLFIIVIIPKIWPIPAWIVLAIWFALQLVNGTMTVGSGAGVAYWAHIGGFVAGLIGTLPWFLKEGAARWWQKTDGHPPHPDAEYGRLSSTSIPTVRRRK
- a CDS encoding tetratricopeptide repeat protein, with product MVSKWLIPALMAATPLAAERCDMEVLVEPDKREAVLQSVRDAGSEREARAHTNEMWEIWSTAPDARAQELLDEGLDRREAYDFEGAIKAFDALVDYCPSYAEGYNQRAFIRFMQQDYAPALTDLDAAITRAPDHFAAIAGKALTLMGLGRNGEAKTALEEALDLNPWLPERGLMPMLENQDI